The following is a genomic window from Solanum lycopersicum chromosome 6, SLM_r2.1.
TTGcttacaattaattattttcctcaataatatcaatttaaaattgtttatctGATAATAAAACGTTCGTTTAATTAAGATGTCCTTTTGAAAATTCGGAACAAACGTACAAATTATACACTGAAAAGTTTGGAATCTCTACTTTACTTTCAAACATCAATGTTGGTCAATTTCTTACCACCTGTTTTGCATTTTCTGAGCACAACAATAACTGTACAAATATTCCTCTTATATACATTTTCCATGAGAAACTTGCTTTATACTGCATTTCACCTTTGCCCTTAGCTTCCTTTATCTACTTTTTACAGTACATAACATATTCCCCACACATCATATATCACAAACTCCACATTTACAAAATTTGGAGTTTCAAttcttttgtaaaaaaataaagaaattacaatGAGTATTTTAACAAGAGCTCCAAAGAATTCTTGGCAGCCAGTGATGATTGCTGATACAACAATTCATAAGTACTGGCTTAATTGGAGGTTCTTACTATGTTGCATTTGGGTTTTAACATCAATGATTTTTGCAGCAATACTTGTAAAAAAGTATGAAGGTTCTCGAATTCGAAAAAATCGAAACATTGAAGCCCAAAAAACAGAGTCCTCTGGTTTATTGTATCAAGATGAAGTTTGGAGGCCATGTCTTAAAACTATTCACCCTGCTTGGCTTCTTGCATTTAGAGTTTTCGCCTTTTTGATTCTTCTGTTGTTGCTAATCTTAAATGTAACTGTTGATGGATGGGAGATTTTTTACTATTACACTCAGTAAGTAACGTTGTTATAGATAAGTCTGACTGTAGTTTTAAACGGTTTTaacatttgattttttgttgttgttgttgtggaaTAGGTGGACATTTACGCTGATTACTATTTATTTCGCGGTAAGTGAGAGTAAAATTCATGGTTTCGATAGGTAAATTTTTTCATGTCTAATtgttatgatatatatatatatttttttttcattatgtaGATTGGATCTGTTCTTTCGATGTATGGATGTTATAAGTATCACAATAAAATTGGTATCGATGGAACTGATATTGAGAGATTAGATACTGAGTATGattcacaaaattcaaaatatatgagGGAAAATGCAGAAGCAGAACAGCCTTCTCGTCAAATTGCTGAGTTTTGGGaatatgtttttcaaataaTCTTTCAGGTATATCACGTTTCGATTCAATGAAATTTGAGATGTGAATTGAGAAGTAAACACCTTTCTTGTTGTATTAGATGAATGCAGGGGCTGTAACGCTTACGGATTGTGTTTTCTGGTTCATACTTGTTCCATATTTAACCATTAAAGGCTACAAGTTGAATTTTGTGAGTATGCTGCACTAGCTCAATGAGATTCTGCACATCACTTTTCGTTGTTTTGTTTCTCTAAATGTTATGTTATCTATGTTGCAGTGGATTATAAATATGCATTCAGTCAATGTTGTATTTCTACTTGGTGATACTGCTCTGAATTGTTTGGTAAGTTTCCATACTTTTATCGATACCAAATGTGGTCTTCGTAGATTTGATGTAGTTACTGATTCTCATTGTTATGCTATTTCAGCGGTTTCCTTGGTTTCGAATTGGATACTTCTTTCTGTGGACAGGAGTTTATGTTATTTTCCAGTGGGTTGTTCATGCCTGCATTTCAATCTGGTAATGATAATGCTAATACTTATATGTTGTTATCTTTTCACTTGTTTAATCGATTAATTCGCATCCATGTTATTTTGTTAAACAGGTGGCCCTATCCATTCCTTGATCTTTCATCTGCAGTTTCACCTTTGTGGTATGTACTCCCTATCATGTCCTCGGATTCTTTAAAAATGTCGTGCATGCAGAATCCTATAAATTTGGTGTATTTTTGGAGGATCGGGCACATGTACCATgacatttttggagagtccgagTAGCATAGACAAAAAGTCCTGAATTTGTTTTGGCAAGTAAACTGGAAGATTTACTATGAactattgaattgatatttttaGGTACTTGTTGGTGGCATTTATGCACATACCATGCTATGGTGTTTTTGTTTTGGTAATGAAGCTGAAACACCATTTGCTTTCGAAGTGGTTTCCTCAGTCTTATCAGTGTGCAAGATGATACAACGCGCTTCCATCCCAACCAAGTCAGGATCGGCTATATGTATCCTCGTTGTACTAAGGccaaataacaaatttttcaGCTTTCAAGACGGCTATAGCAGCTCGTGTTTTGAACACCAAACTtggatttttttgttcttttttctgGAAGGAACGacgaaatggaaaaaaaaaaagttatttagcAAAGTAGTTGTGAATCTTTAGAAGTttaggcaaaaaaaaaataaaatacagtGATTTAAACTTCTGGTTTGTTAGATGTACATTTTGGGGTAACTATGGAAACAgagattttcttatttatataactATTCACTTGCAATGTGTACAGATGATTCCATATTAATTATAAAGAAGTGTAAACATTTCTTTCcactttttttgttcatttgtaATCCTGGCTCCGCTTCTGAGTCATGGGTGTTTAGACAAAAGAGAATTAGTAGTACTTTGTTATTGTAATATCTTTGTTTCAGTTTGTTATTACAATCAATCTTCACTGTATTTGGAGTAGGAAAACAGTATTGACTACAATGTGCTTTGTTAACTCAAATTGTAGAGGTTTCAACACAACACTAGTGTTTGAGATCTTTTGGTGGGGGCAATGACTAGATATACTAGAAAAAGAAACTCAATACCAGTCAGAAAAAAGTTGGTTAAAGGATGTAGAATCAttctttttatatgattatatcATGAAGATTGTCCCTTGGGACTTGGCTTTCATGTTTCAATAGGTTCAAATGGGGCCCTTTTAATCCACAAAAGGTAGCACTCTAGGTTTTTTTCCTTTGAGGACTGGATTTGACCATAGCCCTCCGTCCAGAATTATTTGTCACCAGACTCTCGTTAATGAATATCATGTCTTTCTAGTGAAGTCGAGTCATCTTTATAGGACGAGCTCAACAATCTCGGTGTTGATGTTCCAAAAATGACAGGCCAAGTCAAATTAAGATGTCAGTATACAATCGGTGCAAAAAAGATTCATATTGACAATCAACAAATAGTAACATCCTAAATCCCATTTTAAACGATTGAGTTTAACTATACTTAAATTATCGACCTATTAAACGTTCCCGAATAAATATCACTTTTTTTCCCCATAAAGTAAAGTCGTCTCGTAGGCCTAGCTTAACAATCTTGATGGAGATGTTTTTAATGGATACCACTGGCAAAATGTGCCATTAAAGGCTGATTATTAATTAAtccttatattattaaaaaaaaaatcatattttatgaCATAAATGTCTAGGGTTGGTGGCAACTACCAACAGCAAAACGTCCTTTTTTCGACAATTTGTCACCATACTTACTTAATAGAAATTAAATTCTCTATAATATTCTACCACCCTATAACCAAATCAATGaaggaagtttttttttttttaatcatattcaGAACTGGTTGATGTAACAATCAATTTTAAGTATGATATTTAActagtttcaaaatatttatcaattttgatcgatattttaagattatatgaaaagaattgtaattatatagatatatatttgaatttcaaaaattttttaattattatttttttaaaaaaaagtgaataaagCTACAACCAGTCACGTGGTCAATTTGATCTTATTTTGTCCAATAAAAAGTAATTGTTTGGTCAGAAAGATAGAAACCCTAATTTATGAATCTGGGCCCTTggcaattttgaaaaatatagagttaatttatctatttatatcCACTTTCTCTTTTTACTAAGAATTAATAAGTcaaataaatatctattttccataaataaaacGACGTAAAATAGGCAATATCATATAATTACTATTTAGTTTATTACCTTTTAAGCCGTCTATTTTATTATATACGAATAAATAAAGATGGATACTGATgatagataataaataaaaaaaatagttctgCCCCCCTTTTgggtttcttttttaatttcttactcTAATATCTATATTGATTatcaattaaatttgatttattttgtcaattttaaatatttatcttaATTATCGATTATATCCAAATTCACACaaaaaagttttatataaaaagatgaaacacttctaaataaatataacacTAAATCAAATAGatttaaatcaaaagataataaaaatactctTAACAAAAATGATTCCGTACCAAAATGAGTCGAACTAGATCATAAAATATGACggaataacatattttttatttccataTATGATTGTTATTCCTTCTGTTACCCTTTGAGCAAACTTGTTTCCCCATATTTATTGCACCCAAAAATCCCTTCTTCAGCTTCACTTCATTAAATTGGGTAACTGAATCATCTGTTTTATTCTTCCTCTGCCATGGCTCTGTTTCAGTGTCGAATTCCATTTTCAGCGGTATCTCCATCTGTTTCTCCAAGAATTGAATTTACAAAATTGTTTCTTGGAAATAGTAGTAACCCATTTGTTAAAACTACCCAAAAGAAGTTTTCATCTCTTTGCTATGCTTTGAAAAATTCCAATAAGCATTCATCCATATCCACATTTAGTGAGGTAATATAAGGTTTGACTTTTTTGGATTGTTGACCACAATTGTGAATTGGGTTTTTGTTATTTGGattaaagatttgttcttttttgttgtgggtgtgttttatttttgatttggtTTCAGTTGATTGAGGCTTTAATTAGTGGGAAAGATTTGACGGAATCTGAATCAGAAGATTCTCTTGATTTCTTGTTGGATGGTGCTGATGAAGCTTTGATTAGtgcttttcttgttcttttgaGAGCTAAAGGAGAAACCTTTGAAGAAGTAAGTTGAGCTTCCTTCAACTATTCACCCTGTTTcgaattgacttattttagttGTTTTTCTAAGTACTTCTATCGAATTTGGGTAAAGATTAAACACTTGTTTTAATACTAAAATAAGCTAAAAGGTATAAGTGCATCCAATAAGACTCAGAGTAAAGGTTTATGTATACTCTTGAAGCATAATGTGGGTGAATGAATATTTTACCTTGTTCATTAATATTTGTAGTCTCTCATGGTTGTGAGAGAAAAGTGGCTCTTCTGCGCattgatgaaaaaaaatcagaaaagtCTATGTTTTTTGAAGCTAGAGctcataattcaaaatataatgtaAATGTTCCGCTTTGATATACAATCCTTCGCGTCAGGGGGCATGATTGTCTGTGTAGGTATCTGGTTTCACCATAGCTAGAACGTGTTAATTTTCTCCTTCATTATTGAGAGCTGGGAATCAACCATGATATTGTCACTATTGTCTGATCCGCTTAG
Proteins encoded in this region:
- the LOC101260442 gene encoding uncharacterized protein, whose protein sequence is MSILTRAPKNSWQPVMIADTTIHKYWLNWRFLLCCIWVLTSMIFAAILVKKYEGSRIRKNRNIEAQKTESSGLLYQDEVWRPCLKTIHPAWLLAFRVFAFLILLLLLILNVTVDGWEIFYYYTQWTFTLITIYFAIGSVLSMYGCYKYHNKIGIDGTDIERLDTEYDSQNSKYMRENAEAEQPSRQIAEFWEYVFQIIFQMNAGAVTLTDCVFWFILVPYLTIKGYKLNFWIINMHSVNVVFLLGDTALNCLRFPWFRIGYFFLWTGVYVIFQWVVHACISIWWPYPFLDLSSAVSPLWYLLVAFMHIPCYGVFVLVMKLKHHLLSKWFPQSYQCAR